One genomic segment of Danio aesculapii chromosome 15, fDanAes4.1, whole genome shotgun sequence includes these proteins:
- the usp2a gene encoding ubiquitin carboxyl-terminal hydrolase 2a isoform X1 gives MSRVSSTAKRYAGSSYTSHYSSYGSSLTPSLGSYERDKLPYKSSSSGFSSSSSSYLSSSASRSRNYSSSSEPDRGRPIPRTDLLGGRRSESLSRTPVKGYGSGLNGGSGYSSYSYTPAPSSYLSSSSVSSSISLSRRKSVSQSDLTHDLSALGLSETSSGSGLKQSYLSRGSDVSDSYSSSRSSLGLSRSSTQEGLGSSGLKSSSRFSSSYRSTSPVRESLNSKSAQGLVGLRNLGNTCFMNSILQCLSNTQSLRDYCLHNSHRRDLNNNNRTHTALMEEFAKLIQTMWTSSSSEAVSPSEFKTQIQRYAPRFVGYNQQDAQEFLRFLLDGLHNEVNRVTVRPRGNTEDFDHLPDEEKGKKMWSKYLEREDSKIVDLFVGQLKSSLTCSECGYCSTVFDPFWDLSLPIAKKGYGEVSLMDCMRLFTKEDVLDGDEKPTCYRCKARRRCTKKFTVQKFPKILVLHLKRFSEARIRTSKLSTFVNFPMKDLDLREFASDRSSSAVYNLYAVSNHSGTTMGGHYTAYCCNPENGEWYTYNDSRVTPMSASQVRSSDAYVLFYERAGL, from the exons ATGTCTCGTGTCTCCTCTACAGCGAAGCGCTACGCCGGTTCGTCTTATACCAGTCACTACAGCTCCTATGGCTCCTCCTTGACTCCATCGCTTGGCTCATATGAGCGGGACAAGCTGCCCTATAAGAGCTCCTCCTCAGGCTTCTCCTCCTCGTCCTCCAGCTACCTGAGCTCAAGTGCCAGCCGTTCCCGCAACTACAGCTCGTCGTCCGAGCCGGACCGGGGTCGCCCTATCCCTCGCACTGATTTGCTTGGTGGCCGACGCAGTGAGAGCCTGAGCCGCACTCCAGTAAAGGGCTATGGCTCAGGCCTGAATGGGGGCTCCGGATACAGCAGCTACAGCTACACTCCGGCCCCCAGCAGCTACCTCTCCTCCTCGTCTGTATCCTCCAGCATCTCCCTCAGTCGCAGGAAGTCTGTGAGTCAGAGTGATTTGACGCATGATCTGTCGGCTTTGGGCCTGAGCGAAACCTCTAGTGGCAGTGGCCTAAAGCAGTCCTACCTAAGCCGAGGCAGTGACGTATCTGACTCCTACAGCAGCTCTCGCTCCAGCCTAGGCCTCTCACGGAGCTCCACACAGGAGGGGTTAGGCAGCAGTGGCCTGAAGAGCAGCAGCCGATTCTCCTCCAGCTATCGCTCCACCTCACCTGTCAGAGAGTCTCTG aaCTCAAAGAGTGCCCAGGGCCTGGTCGGGCTTCGTAATCTGGGAAATACA tgttttatgaacTCCATCCTCCAGTGTCTTAGCAACACACAGAGCCTGCGAGACTACTGTCTTCACAACTCCCACCGCCGAGACCTCAACAACAACAACCGCACACACACTGCTCTCATGGAAG AGTTTGCCAAGCTTATCCAGACAATGTGGACTTCCTCAAGCAGTGAAGCTGTCAGCCCCTCTGAGTTCAAAACGCAGATTCAGAGATACGCCCCCAGATTTGTGGGCTATAA TCAACAGGATGCTCAGGAGTTTCTACGGTTCCTGCTTGACGGCTTGCACAATGAAGTAAACAGGGTCACGGTCCGGCCACGGGGAAACACGGAAGACTTTGACCACTTGCC TGATGAAGAAAAAGGGAAAAAGATGTGGTCTAAGTATTTAGAGAGGGAAGACAGCAAAATTGTTG ATCTGTTCGTAGGCCAGCTAAAGAGCTCTCTGACCTGCAGTGAATGCGGTTATTGTTCCACTGTGTTCGATCCCTTCTGGGATCTTTCCTTGCCTATCGCCAAG AAGGGCTATGGAGAGGTGAGCCTAATGGACTGCATGCGGCTCTTTACAAAAGAAGACGTGCTTGATGGGGACGAGAAGCCT ACATGTTACAGATGCAAAGCCAGAAGACGATGTACGAAGAAATTTACGGTTCAGAAGTTTCCTAAAATTTTAGTTCTTC ATCTGAAACGCTTCTCAGAAGCTCGCATCCGAACCAGCAAACTGTCTACTTTTGTCAACTTCCCAATGAAGGACCTGGACCTCAGGGAGTTTGCCTCTGACAGAAGCA GTAGTGCTGTGTATAATTTGTATGCAGTGTCCAATCACTCAGGCACGACTATGGGAGGCCACTACACAGCATACTGCTGCAATCCTGAAAATGGGGAATGGTACACGTATAATGACTCCAG AGTCACGCCAATGTCTGCCAGCCAAGTTCGCAGTAGCGACGCCTATGTGCTGTTCTACGAGCGAGCTGGACTCTGA
- the usp2a gene encoding ubiquitin carboxyl-terminal hydrolase 2a isoform X4 — protein sequence MPSMRHSYTVTIPEEPPATALSLLKQDMRRKNSVSGSMLVSTFVGLLINHAKNSKSAQGLVGLRNLGNTCFMNSILQCLSNTQSLRDYCLHNSHRRDLNNNNRTHTALMEEFAKLIQTMWTSSSSEAVSPSEFKTQIQRYAPRFVGYNQQDAQEFLRFLLDGLHNEVNRVTVRPRGNTEDFDHLPDEEKGKKMWSKYLEREDSKIVDLFVGQLKSSLTCSECGYCSTVFDPFWDLSLPIAKGYGEVSLMDCMRLFTKEDVLDGDEKPTCYRCKARRRCTKKFTVQKFPKILVLHLKRFSEARIRTSKLSTFVNFPMKDLDLREFASDRSSSAVYNLYAVSNHSGTTMGGHYTAYCCNPENGEWYTYNDSRVTPMSASQVRSSDAYVLFYERAGL from the exons ATGCCAAGCATGCGACATTCATATACAGTTACAATACCAGAGGAGCCACCTGCGACTGCACTCTCTCTTCTCAAACAAGACATGAGGAGGAAAAACTCTGTGTCCGGCTCCATGCTGGTCTCCACATTCGTCGGGCTTCTTATTAATCATGCCAAG aaCTCAAAGAGTGCCCAGGGCCTGGTCGGGCTTCGTAATCTGGGAAATACA tgttttatgaacTCCATCCTCCAGTGTCTTAGCAACACACAGAGCCTGCGAGACTACTGTCTTCACAACTCCCACCGCCGAGACCTCAACAACAACAACCGCACACACACTGCTCTCATGGAAG AGTTTGCCAAGCTTATCCAGACAATGTGGACTTCCTCAAGCAGTGAAGCTGTCAGCCCCTCTGAGTTCAAAACGCAGATTCAGAGATACGCCCCCAGATTTGTGGGCTATAA TCAACAGGATGCTCAGGAGTTTCTACGGTTCCTGCTTGACGGCTTGCACAATGAAGTAAACAGGGTCACGGTCCGGCCACGGGGAAACACGGAAGACTTTGACCACTTGCC TGATGAAGAAAAAGGGAAAAAGATGTGGTCTAAGTATTTAGAGAGGGAAGACAGCAAAATTGTTG ATCTGTTCGTAGGCCAGCTAAAGAGCTCTCTGACCTGCAGTGAATGCGGTTATTGTTCCACTGTGTTCGATCCCTTCTGGGATCTTTCCTTGCCTATCGCCAAG GGCTATGGAGAGGTGAGCCTAATGGACTGCATGCGGCTCTTTACAAAAGAAGACGTGCTTGATGGGGACGAGAAGCCT ACATGTTACAGATGCAAAGCCAGAAGACGATGTACGAAGAAATTTACGGTTCAGAAGTTTCCTAAAATTTTAGTTCTTC ATCTGAAACGCTTCTCAGAAGCTCGCATCCGAACCAGCAAACTGTCTACTTTTGTCAACTTCCCAATGAAGGACCTGGACCTCAGGGAGTTTGCCTCTGACAGAAGCA GTAGTGCTGTGTATAATTTGTATGCAGTGTCCAATCACTCAGGCACGACTATGGGAGGCCACTACACAGCATACTGCTGCAATCCTGAAAATGGGGAATGGTACACGTATAATGACTCCAG AGTCACGCCAATGTCTGCCAGCCAAGTTCGCAGTAGCGACGCCTATGTGCTGTTCTACGAGCGAGCTGGACTCTGA
- the usp2a gene encoding ubiquitin carboxyl-terminal hydrolase 2a isoform X2, with protein sequence MSRVSSTAKRYAGSSYTSHYSSYGSSLTPSLGSYERDKLPYKSSSSGFSSSSSSYLSSSASRSRNYSSSSEPDRGRPIPRTDLLGGRRSESLSRTPVKGYGSGLNGGSGYSSYSYTPAPSSYLSSSSVSSSISLSRRKSVSQSDLTHDLSALGLSETSSGSGLKQSYLSRGSDVSDSYSSSRSSLGLSRSSTQEGLGSSGLKSSSRFSSSYRSTSPVRESLNSKSAQGLVGLRNLGNTCFMNSILQCLSNTQSLRDYCLHNSHRRDLNNNNRTHTALMEEFAKLIQTMWTSSSSEAVSPSEFKTQIQRYAPRFVGYNQQDAQEFLRFLLDGLHNEVNRVTVRPRGNTEDFDHLPDEEKGKKMWSKYLEREDSKIVDLFVGQLKSSLTCSECGYCSTVFDPFWDLSLPIAKGYGEVSLMDCMRLFTKEDVLDGDEKPTCYRCKARRRCTKKFTVQKFPKILVLHLKRFSEARIRTSKLSTFVNFPMKDLDLREFASDRSSSAVYNLYAVSNHSGTTMGGHYTAYCCNPENGEWYTYNDSRVTPMSASQVRSSDAYVLFYERAGL encoded by the exons ATGTCTCGTGTCTCCTCTACAGCGAAGCGCTACGCCGGTTCGTCTTATACCAGTCACTACAGCTCCTATGGCTCCTCCTTGACTCCATCGCTTGGCTCATATGAGCGGGACAAGCTGCCCTATAAGAGCTCCTCCTCAGGCTTCTCCTCCTCGTCCTCCAGCTACCTGAGCTCAAGTGCCAGCCGTTCCCGCAACTACAGCTCGTCGTCCGAGCCGGACCGGGGTCGCCCTATCCCTCGCACTGATTTGCTTGGTGGCCGACGCAGTGAGAGCCTGAGCCGCACTCCAGTAAAGGGCTATGGCTCAGGCCTGAATGGGGGCTCCGGATACAGCAGCTACAGCTACACTCCGGCCCCCAGCAGCTACCTCTCCTCCTCGTCTGTATCCTCCAGCATCTCCCTCAGTCGCAGGAAGTCTGTGAGTCAGAGTGATTTGACGCATGATCTGTCGGCTTTGGGCCTGAGCGAAACCTCTAGTGGCAGTGGCCTAAAGCAGTCCTACCTAAGCCGAGGCAGTGACGTATCTGACTCCTACAGCAGCTCTCGCTCCAGCCTAGGCCTCTCACGGAGCTCCACACAGGAGGGGTTAGGCAGCAGTGGCCTGAAGAGCAGCAGCCGATTCTCCTCCAGCTATCGCTCCACCTCACCTGTCAGAGAGTCTCTG aaCTCAAAGAGTGCCCAGGGCCTGGTCGGGCTTCGTAATCTGGGAAATACA tgttttatgaacTCCATCCTCCAGTGTCTTAGCAACACACAGAGCCTGCGAGACTACTGTCTTCACAACTCCCACCGCCGAGACCTCAACAACAACAACCGCACACACACTGCTCTCATGGAAG AGTTTGCCAAGCTTATCCAGACAATGTGGACTTCCTCAAGCAGTGAAGCTGTCAGCCCCTCTGAGTTCAAAACGCAGATTCAGAGATACGCCCCCAGATTTGTGGGCTATAA TCAACAGGATGCTCAGGAGTTTCTACGGTTCCTGCTTGACGGCTTGCACAATGAAGTAAACAGGGTCACGGTCCGGCCACGGGGAAACACGGAAGACTTTGACCACTTGCC TGATGAAGAAAAAGGGAAAAAGATGTGGTCTAAGTATTTAGAGAGGGAAGACAGCAAAATTGTTG ATCTGTTCGTAGGCCAGCTAAAGAGCTCTCTGACCTGCAGTGAATGCGGTTATTGTTCCACTGTGTTCGATCCCTTCTGGGATCTTTCCTTGCCTATCGCCAAG GGCTATGGAGAGGTGAGCCTAATGGACTGCATGCGGCTCTTTACAAAAGAAGACGTGCTTGATGGGGACGAGAAGCCT ACATGTTACAGATGCAAAGCCAGAAGACGATGTACGAAGAAATTTACGGTTCAGAAGTTTCCTAAAATTTTAGTTCTTC ATCTGAAACGCTTCTCAGAAGCTCGCATCCGAACCAGCAAACTGTCTACTTTTGTCAACTTCCCAATGAAGGACCTGGACCTCAGGGAGTTTGCCTCTGACAGAAGCA GTAGTGCTGTGTATAATTTGTATGCAGTGTCCAATCACTCAGGCACGACTATGGGAGGCCACTACACAGCATACTGCTGCAATCCTGAAAATGGGGAATGGTACACGTATAATGACTCCAG AGTCACGCCAATGTCTGCCAGCCAAGTTCGCAGTAGCGACGCCTATGTGCTGTTCTACGAGCGAGCTGGACTCTGA
- the usp2a gene encoding ubiquitin carboxyl-terminal hydrolase 2a isoform X3 produces the protein MPSMRHSYTVTIPEEPPATALSLLKQDMRRKNSVSGSMLVSTFVGLLINHAKNSKSAQGLVGLRNLGNTCFMNSILQCLSNTQSLRDYCLHNSHRRDLNNNNRTHTALMEEFAKLIQTMWTSSSSEAVSPSEFKTQIQRYAPRFVGYNQQDAQEFLRFLLDGLHNEVNRVTVRPRGNTEDFDHLPDEEKGKKMWSKYLEREDSKIVDLFVGQLKSSLTCSECGYCSTVFDPFWDLSLPIAKKGYGEVSLMDCMRLFTKEDVLDGDEKPTCYRCKARRRCTKKFTVQKFPKILVLHLKRFSEARIRTSKLSTFVNFPMKDLDLREFASDRSSSAVYNLYAVSNHSGTTMGGHYTAYCCNPENGEWYTYNDSRVTPMSASQVRSSDAYVLFYERAGL, from the exons ATGCCAAGCATGCGACATTCATATACAGTTACAATACCAGAGGAGCCACCTGCGACTGCACTCTCTCTTCTCAAACAAGACATGAGGAGGAAAAACTCTGTGTCCGGCTCCATGCTGGTCTCCACATTCGTCGGGCTTCTTATTAATCATGCCAAG aaCTCAAAGAGTGCCCAGGGCCTGGTCGGGCTTCGTAATCTGGGAAATACA tgttttatgaacTCCATCCTCCAGTGTCTTAGCAACACACAGAGCCTGCGAGACTACTGTCTTCACAACTCCCACCGCCGAGACCTCAACAACAACAACCGCACACACACTGCTCTCATGGAAG AGTTTGCCAAGCTTATCCAGACAATGTGGACTTCCTCAAGCAGTGAAGCTGTCAGCCCCTCTGAGTTCAAAACGCAGATTCAGAGATACGCCCCCAGATTTGTGGGCTATAA TCAACAGGATGCTCAGGAGTTTCTACGGTTCCTGCTTGACGGCTTGCACAATGAAGTAAACAGGGTCACGGTCCGGCCACGGGGAAACACGGAAGACTTTGACCACTTGCC TGATGAAGAAAAAGGGAAAAAGATGTGGTCTAAGTATTTAGAGAGGGAAGACAGCAAAATTGTTG ATCTGTTCGTAGGCCAGCTAAAGAGCTCTCTGACCTGCAGTGAATGCGGTTATTGTTCCACTGTGTTCGATCCCTTCTGGGATCTTTCCTTGCCTATCGCCAAG AAGGGCTATGGAGAGGTGAGCCTAATGGACTGCATGCGGCTCTTTACAAAAGAAGACGTGCTTGATGGGGACGAGAAGCCT ACATGTTACAGATGCAAAGCCAGAAGACGATGTACGAAGAAATTTACGGTTCAGAAGTTTCCTAAAATTTTAGTTCTTC ATCTGAAACGCTTCTCAGAAGCTCGCATCCGAACCAGCAAACTGTCTACTTTTGTCAACTTCCCAATGAAGGACCTGGACCTCAGGGAGTTTGCCTCTGACAGAAGCA GTAGTGCTGTGTATAATTTGTATGCAGTGTCCAATCACTCAGGCACGACTATGGGAGGCCACTACACAGCATACTGCTGCAATCCTGAAAATGGGGAATGGTACACGTATAATGACTCCAG AGTCACGCCAATGTCTGCCAGCCAAGTTCGCAGTAGCGACGCCTATGTGCTGTTCTACGAGCGAGCTGGACTCTGA